The Vibrio astriarenae genome contains a region encoding:
- the nfo gene encoding deoxyribonuclease IV, producing the protein MLEVKSIQSGKWVGAHVSAAGGVENAPLRAKEIGANAFALFTKNQRQWVAKPLTKDSIKVFKQRCELFGFTAEKILPHDSYLINLGHPEPEKREKSRAAFIDEMERCNQLGLTLLNFHPGSHLKQISEEACLDLIAESINLAHQQVPNVIAVIENTAGQGSNLGWDFAHLAYIIERVEDKARVGVCLDTCHTFAAGYDLSSDQACEATFAEFDRVVGMHFLKAMHINDSKTPLGSRVDRHHSLGEGHIGWSCFDFISQDPRFDHMPLILETIDSERWPQEIVAIRDGRSI; encoded by the coding sequence ATGTTAGAAGTAAAAAGTATCCAATCTGGTAAGTGGGTTGGTGCTCATGTGTCGGCGGCGGGTGGTGTAGAGAATGCCCCACTGAGAGCGAAAGAGATTGGAGCGAATGCGTTTGCTCTATTTACAAAGAATCAGCGTCAATGGGTAGCGAAACCTCTGACTAAAGATTCAATCAAGGTGTTTAAGCAGCGCTGTGAGTTATTTGGCTTTACTGCCGAGAAAATCCTTCCACACGACTCCTACTTAATCAACCTTGGTCATCCTGAGCCAGAAAAACGAGAGAAATCGCGAGCAGCCTTCATTGATGAGATGGAGCGTTGTAACCAGCTTGGTTTAACTCTGCTTAACTTTCATCCGGGAAGTCACTTGAAGCAAATCAGCGAAGAGGCTTGCCTTGATTTAATTGCAGAGTCGATAAACCTGGCCCATCAGCAGGTACCTAATGTTATCGCTGTGATTGAAAATACAGCGGGCCAAGGCTCGAACCTAGGGTGGGACTTTGCGCATTTGGCCTATATTATTGAGCGTGTTGAAGATAAAGCACGTGTCGGTGTCTGCCTAGATACCTGCCATACTTTTGCTGCGGGTTATGACTTAAGTTCAGACCAAGCCTGTGAAGCGACTTTTGCTGAGTTTGACCGCGTGGTAGGGATGCACTTTCTTAAGGCAATGCACATAAATGATTCAAAAACGCCACTTGGTAGTCGAGTTGACCGACATCATTCATTAGGAGAAGGGCACATTGGTTGGTCTTGTTTTGACTTTATTTCACAAGATCCTCGCTTTGATCATATGCCGTTAATCCTTGAAACTATTGACTCTGAGCGTTGGCCGCAAGAGATTGTTGCGATTCGTGACGGAAGATCAATTTAA
- the ung gene encoding uracil-DNA glycosylase, with amino-acid sequence MITWEDILDTEKQQPYFQQALAFVEGERKSGKVVFPPPLDVFSAFDATPFSEIKVVILGQDPYHGPNQAHGLCFSVLPGVKTPPSLANMYKELASDIEGFTIPQHGYLQSWAKQGVLLLNTVLTVEQGKAHSHAKCGWETFTDKVIETINLQQQGVVFLLWGAHAQKKGRFIDTQKHHVLSAPHPSPLSAHRGFFGCQHFSKANELLSQQGKAEIDWHLGELADEQLGLGF; translated from the coding sequence ATGATTACCTGGGAAGACATTTTAGACACAGAAAAACAGCAACCTTACTTTCAACAAGCTCTCGCTTTTGTCGAGGGAGAAAGGAAGTCAGGTAAGGTGGTTTTTCCTCCGCCTTTGGACGTGTTTAGTGCTTTTGATGCGACGCCCTTCTCAGAGATCAAAGTCGTGATTTTGGGACAAGACCCATACCATGGGCCTAACCAAGCACATGGATTGTGTTTCTCTGTTCTTCCGGGTGTCAAAACACCGCCATCACTGGCCAACATGTATAAAGAGCTCGCCAGCGATATCGAAGGTTTTACGATTCCTCAGCATGGCTACTTACAGAGCTGGGCCAAGCAGGGTGTGTTACTACTCAATACGGTGTTAACCGTAGAGCAAGGGAAAGCGCACTCTCACGCTAAGTGTGGCTGGGAAACCTTCACCGATAAAGTGATTGAAACGATCAACCTTCAACAACAAGGCGTTGTGTTCTTGTTGTGGGGGGCACATGCTCAGAAAAAGGGCCGCTTCATCGATACGCAAAAGCATCATGTATTGAGTGCTCCTCACCCCTCTCCACTGTCGGCGCATAGAGGTTTTTTCGGTTGTCAGCACTTCTCTAAAGCGAATGAACTGCTCAGTCAGCAAGGAAAAGCTGAGATAGATTGGCATCTAGGGGAGTTAGCAGATGAGCAGCTAGGCCTAGGCTTCTAA
- a CDS encoding hemerythrin domain-containing protein: MMIERIRREHGYMIRLLAMLRRKLVALKEEQSVNYSLIREIVDYLAKHSNSVHHPKEDILYHYYMEHYGHEQEMENLEQDHVMLSEKSHAFLDTLEMILADAVIPQDVFIAQLEDFLDTQRKHLEFEEHSILPLIANSFTSQDWQAVESQWDREESDPVFGDTIADEYMLLADRVRRGERECV, from the coding sequence ATGATGATTGAACGTATTAGGCGTGAGCATGGCTATATGATCCGACTGTTAGCCATGCTTCGCAGAAAACTCGTTGCCCTTAAGGAAGAGCAATCGGTCAACTATAGCCTTATCCGCGAAATAGTGGATTATCTTGCCAAACACTCCAACTCTGTTCATCACCCAAAAGAAGATATTCTTTACCATTACTATATGGAGCACTACGGTCATGAGCAGGAGATGGAGAACTTAGAGCAAGACCATGTCATGCTGTCTGAAAAATCTCATGCTTTCTTGGACACATTGGAGATGATTTTAGCGGATGCTGTGATACCACAAGATGTGTTTATTGCTCAGCTAGAGGATTTTCTCGATACTCAGCGCAAGCACCTAGAATTTGAAGAGCACTCTATCTTACCTCTTATTGCCAACTCATTTACGTCACAAGACTGGCAAGCGGTTGAAAGCCAATGGGATAGAGAGGAGAGTGACCCTGTATTTGGTGACACCATTGCCGATGAGTATATGCTGTTGGCGGATCGTGTGCGTCGTGGAGAGCGAGAGTGCGTGTAA